One window of Halopseudomonas maritima genomic DNA carries:
- the folE2 gene encoding GTP cyclohydrolase FolE2 yields MSSLSLPDVSLTDAAATPGALQWVGMQGIDLPLRPARDQAQVHARADVQVDLSDPAIKGIHMSRLYRLLERLAPPVVLTPVRIRMALQEMVDSQADCHSRGARIGLRFDLLCRRPALLSPDLAGWKSYPVQLDASLQHGEFRLDMQIQIGYASTCPCSAALARRRVAEGFAQAFAATEAPTHAAVSDWLLRHASLATPHSQRSEAQVTVALDEADAELPLLALVDQVEAALGTPLQTAVKRADEQAFAELNGQNLMFVEDAARRIQAALRQGQWREPRAQVCHMESLHPHDAVAWAAGV; encoded by the coding sequence ATGAGCAGCCTGAGCTTGCCGGACGTCTCGCTGACCGACGCTGCCGCCACGCCCGGTGCATTGCAGTGGGTGGGCATGCAGGGTATCGATTTGCCGCTGCGCCCGGCCCGGGATCAGGCGCAGGTGCATGCCCGTGCTGATGTACAGGTTGATCTGTCCGACCCGGCCATCAAGGGTATTCACATGTCACGCCTGTATCGGCTGCTGGAGCGGTTGGCGCCGCCGGTCGTGCTGACCCCGGTACGCATCCGCATGGCATTGCAGGAGATGGTCGACAGCCAGGCAGACTGTCACAGCCGCGGCGCGCGGATCGGATTGCGTTTTGATCTGCTGTGCCGGCGTCCAGCCCTGCTCAGCCCGGATCTGGCCGGCTGGAAGAGCTACCCCGTGCAGCTCGATGCCAGCCTGCAGCACGGCGAGTTCCGCCTGGATATGCAGATACAGATTGGCTACGCCTCTACCTGCCCGTGCTCGGCTGCACTGGCCCGCCGGCGTGTTGCCGAGGGCTTTGCCCAGGCGTTTGCCGCGACCGAAGCACCGACGCATGCGGCGGTTAGCGACTGGTTGTTGCGCCATGCCTCGCTGGCCACTCCACACAGCCAGCGCAGCGAGGCGCAGGTGACGGTGGCGCTGGATGAGGCAGACGCCGAACTGCCTCTGCTGGCGCTGGTTGATCAGGTAGAGGCTGCACTGGGCACGCCCCTGCAAACCGCCGTCAAACGCGCCGATGAGCAGGCCTTTGCCGAGCTCAACGGGCAGAACCTGATGTTCGTCGAAGACGCCGCCAGGCGCATTCAGGCCGCCCTGCGACAGGGACAGTGGCGCGAGCCAAGGGCGCAGGTGTGCCATATGGAAAGCCTGCATCCGCACGATGCCGTGGCCTGGGCGGCAGGTGTCTGA
- a CDS encoding AraC family transcriptional regulator: protein MSTNRHKHLNLRAVPDLPGLPRPLYARTESLARSTTTHWHSHPWAQLSYAISGVLSVHTRNGRFLAPPQRAILVPPDLPHAVISSPDTEMRSLYIQRDAMPWQAGRCAVLEINPLTRELINQFGRIPVEYDESSADGRLVAVLLDQLTAARDTGLYLPWPDDSRLQQVCQALFDTPELALTLSDWSAQLGCSEKTLTRLFQRDTGLSFRAWRQRLRLLSALPMLERGERVTDIALACGYDSTSAFIAAFRTQIGVTPSQFSSLHT from the coding sequence ATGTCGACAAACAGACATAAGCACCTGAACCTGCGCGCCGTACCCGACCTGCCCGGCCTGCCACGCCCGCTGTATGCGCGCACCGAGTCACTAGCCCGCAGCACCACGACCCACTGGCACAGCCACCCGTGGGCGCAGTTGTCCTACGCCATTTCCGGCGTGCTGTCGGTGCATACCCGCAACGGCCGGTTTCTCGCACCGCCGCAGCGGGCGATTCTGGTGCCGCCAGACCTGCCCCATGCGGTGATCAGCTCGCCCGATACCGAGATGCGCAGCCTGTACATCCAGCGCGACGCCATGCCTTGGCAGGCCGGCCGTTGCGCGGTGCTGGAGATCAATCCGCTGACCCGTGAGCTGATCAACCAGTTCGGTCGCATTCCGGTCGAGTACGACGAAAGCAGCGCCGACGGGCGGCTGGTCGCCGTGCTGCTCGACCAGCTAACCGCCGCGCGCGACACCGGTCTCTACCTGCCATGGCCTGATGATTCGCGTTTGCAGCAGGTGTGTCAGGCGCTGTTCGATACCCCCGAACTGGCGCTGACCTTGAGCGACTGGAGCGCACAGTTGGGCTGTTCCGAGAAGACCCTGACCCGCCTGTTCCAGCGCGACACGGGGCTGAGCTTTCGCGCCTGGCGGCAACGCCTGCGGCTGCTCAGTGCCCTGCCGATGCTCGAGCGCGGGGAGCGAGTGACCGACATCGCACTGGCCTGCGGCTACGACTCCACCTCGGCCTTTATCGCCGCGTTTCGCACGCAAATCGGCGTCACGCCCAGCCAGTTCAGTAGCCTCCATACCTGA
- the yghU gene encoding glutathione-dependent disulfide-bond oxidoreductase — MTDNSYTPPKVWTWDSESGGKFASINRPIAGPTHDKDRPVGKHPFQLYSLATPNGVKATIMLEELLALGHSGAEYDAWLVRINEGDQFSSGFVEVNPNSKIPALMDHSTNPPTRVFESGSILLYLAEKFGALLPTDHGKRTEAMNWLFWQMGSAPYLGGGFGHFYAYAPAKFEYPINRFAMEVKRQLDVLNRHLADNRYMAGDEYSIADIAIYPWYGLLVEGALYEAAEFLSVHEYAHVRRWAAEIAARPAVQRGRRVNRVWGDEAQQVAERHDASDISDA; from the coding sequence ATGACTGACAACAGCTACACCCCCCCCAAGGTCTGGACCTGGGATAGCGAAAGCGGCGGCAAGTTTGCCAGTATCAATCGCCCGATTGCCGGCCCGACCCACGACAAGGACCGGCCGGTCGGCAAGCACCCGTTCCAGCTGTATTCGCTGGCCACGCCCAACGGCGTCAAGGCCACCATCATGCTCGAAGAGCTGCTGGCGCTGGGCCACAGCGGTGCCGAGTACGATGCCTGGCTGGTGCGCATCAATGAGGGTGATCAGTTCAGCAGCGGCTTTGTGGAGGTGAACCCCAACTCCAAGATTCCGGCGCTGATGGACCATAGCACCAACCCGCCGACGCGGGTGTTCGAGTCTGGCTCGATCCTGCTGTATCTGGCGGAGAAGTTCGGCGCGCTGCTGCCGACGGACCACGGCAAGCGCACCGAGGCGATGAACTGGCTGTTCTGGCAGATGGGCTCGGCGCCCTACCTGGGTGGTGGCTTTGGCCACTTTTATGCCTACGCACCGGCCAAGTTCGAGTACCCGATCAACCGCTTTGCCATGGAAGTGAAGCGTCAGCTGGACGTGCTCAACCGCCATCTGGCCGATAACCGCTATATGGCCGGTGATGAGTACAGCATCGCTGACATCGCCATCTACCCTTGGTACGGGCTGCTGGTAGAAGGTGCTCTGTATGAGGCCGCTGAATTTCTTTCTGTGCACGAGTACGCGCATGTGCGCCGCTGGGCCGCCGAGATTGCCGCGCGACCTGCTGTACAGCGGGGGCGCCGCGTCAATCGCGTGTGGGGCGATGAAGCCCAGCAGGTCGCCGAGCGTCACGACGCCAGCGATATCAGCGACGCCTGA
- a CDS encoding bile acid:sodium symporter family protein, with translation MARPRFLPDNMTLCLIAVVIAASLFPVQGQAAEAFDWLTNLAIGLLFFMHGAKLSREAIIAGMTHWRLHLLVFACTFILFPLLGVLLKPALVPLVGDELYLGILFLCALPATVQSAIAFTSIARGNVAAAVCSAATSSLVGIFVTPLLVLLLMGAQAGDSNTLDAIGKIVVQLLLPFIAGQIARRWIGDWVARNKGWLKSVDQGSILLVVFGAFSHAVVEGIWQTVPLTELLGLVVACCLLLALVLGLTAWLGRRLGFNVEDRITIIFAGSKKSLATGVPMAQVLFAGGALGTLILPLMLFHQIQLMVCAVLAERYGRRPELPATESV, from the coding sequence ATGGCACGACCACGCTTTCTTCCCGACAACATGACTCTCTGCCTGATAGCGGTGGTGATTGCCGCCAGCCTGTTCCCGGTTCAGGGGCAGGCTGCCGAGGCGTTCGACTGGTTGACCAACCTGGCGATCGGTCTGCTGTTCTTTATGCACGGCGCCAAGCTGTCGCGTGAGGCCATCATTGCCGGCATGACCCACTGGCGTCTGCACCTGCTGGTGTTTGCCTGCACCTTCATCCTGTTTCCGCTGCTGGGCGTGCTGCTCAAGCCGGCGCTGGTGCCGCTGGTAGGGGATGAACTCTATCTGGGCATTCTGTTCCTCTGCGCACTGCCCGCCACCGTGCAGTCGGCCATTGCCTTTACCTCGATTGCCCGCGGCAACGTGGCCGCTGCGGTCTGCAGCGCGGCGACCTCCAGCCTTGTTGGTATTTTTGTCACGCCGTTGCTGGTGCTGCTGCTGATGGGCGCTCAGGCCGGTGATTCAAATACCCTGGATGCGATCGGCAAGATTGTGGTGCAGTTGCTGCTGCCGTTCATCGCTGGCCAGATTGCCCGTCGCTGGATTGGTGACTGGGTCGCGCGTAACAAGGGCTGGCTGAAGAGCGTGGATCAGGGCTCGATTCTGCTGGTGGTGTTTGGTGCGTTTAGTCATGCGGTGGTTGAGGGGATCTGGCAAACCGTACCGCTGACCGAGCTGCTGGGGCTGGTGGTGGCGTGCTGCCTGCTGCTGGCGCTGGTGCTGGGACTGACTGCCTGGCTGGGTCGCCGTCTGGGCTTTAACGTCGAAGACCGCATCACCATCATCTTCGCCGGCTCCAAGAAAAGTCTGGCCACCGGTGTGCCGATGGCGCAGGTGCTGTTTGCCGGGGGGGCGCTGGGTACGCTGATTCTGCCGCTGATGCTGTTCCACCAGATTCAGCTGATGGTCTGCGCGGTGCTGGCCGAGCGTTACGGCCGTCGTCCCGAACTGCCGGCGACAGAGTCGGTCTAG
- the hsdR gene encoding type I restriction-modification system endonuclease, which yields MRAAEQSTNFGFLAEHDQLLVELAGAAERAFASDPNTTLIKLRQLGEALAQHLAALAGIAFDEQTTQADLLYRINRELKLEPVVRELFHTLRIEGNKATHQFKTQHREAISGLVVARKLAIWFHQSFGQAGTRFKPGPFVPPADPSEQLRKLQADISQLQSELQQANLDLGSSQQLTELIAKEKDEYQALAYAMDEESRALAQQAAAHEQALQQQQQDYESKLKALQAQLAGQDEQAQSAQRQTLSRHTQAATQHIVLDEALTRILIDQQLQDAGWQADSEALTWKNGTRPEKGKNIAIAEWPTRYQGEKGRADYLLFAGLTPIAVVEAKKENTNVSGKIPQAERYSKGLEVSPPLIGAWQEAGRTIAWPDESDGHYQVPFVYSCNGRPFVPQLLEQSGIWFRDVRHPANTRRALQAFHTPSGLQGLLTRSKEEAQQKLQAEPFGYLKLRDYQQKAIVAVESALARDIRTALLAMATGTGKTRTIIGLMYRFLKAERFKRILFLVDRTSLGQQAIDAFHDAPLEQSSTLSQIYNVAELGDMAAEAETRIQIATVQAMVKRIFMGDNPPPIDQFDCIIIDEAHRGYTLDQEMTDGEMATRDVSQYLSSYRRVLDYFDAVKIALTATPAKHTSDIFGKPVYTYSYREAVADDWLIDHEPPIRYQTLLSENGINFAKGEQVSAINTHTGAVESAELEDELNFEVDAFNRRVINDNFNRVICEQLVQELDPFGEEKTLIFCATDRHADMVKHALDAAFKDLYADQYNQAAVAKITGQSDKVEQLIRQYKNERYPNIAITVDLLTTGIDVPPICNLVFMRRVKSRILYEQMIGRATRRCDEIGKTVFRIFDPVDIYAALSDVNTMQPLVKDPSITLEQLVTELTDPEQLQRALNAPGDEPNQSQADVVLSQLSQKVMRVLRKAGKKAETNAPLKHKLAELHDLWGVEPKSLHRHLHSLGPQQAAVFINQHSGLLNQLAQVNELLGSERQPILSEHHDEIRERSQSYGAHSRPEDYLDSFNAFIREQLNQSAALSVVVNRPGDLTREQLKEVRLLLDGAGYTEANLQSAVRNQTNQDIAASIIGHIRRAAIGEPLRPFEQRVAQAMQRIYQSHNWLPAQRKWLERLSKQLVHEVIIDRDFVNNRFAEHGGARQLDKVLNSQLDSVLAELNEGMWPQTVA from the coding sequence ATGCGGGCGGCTGAGCAATCCACCAATTTTGGCTTTCTGGCCGAGCACGACCAGCTGCTGGTCGAGCTGGCTGGCGCCGCCGAGCGCGCCTTCGCCAGCGACCCCAACACCACCCTGATCAAACTCCGCCAACTGGGCGAAGCGCTCGCCCAGCATCTGGCCGCCCTGGCCGGCATCGCCTTTGACGAACAGACCACCCAGGCCGACCTGCTCTATCGTATCAACCGCGAATTGAAGCTCGAACCCGTTGTCCGTGAGCTGTTCCACACCCTGCGCATTGAAGGCAACAAGGCTACTCACCAGTTCAAAACACAGCACCGTGAAGCCATCAGCGGCCTGGTGGTGGCGCGCAAACTCGCCATCTGGTTTCACCAATCCTTCGGCCAGGCCGGTACCCGCTTTAAACCCGGCCCCTTCGTACCGCCGGCAGACCCCAGCGAGCAGTTGCGCAAACTGCAGGCGGACATTAGTCAATTGCAGAGCGAGCTGCAGCAAGCCAACCTCGATCTCGGCTCCAGCCAGCAACTGACCGAGCTGATCGCCAAAGAGAAGGATGAATACCAGGCCCTGGCGTACGCCATGGACGAGGAGTCCCGTGCGCTGGCCCAGCAGGCTGCCGCGCACGAGCAGGCGCTGCAACAACAGCAGCAAGACTACGAAAGCAAGCTCAAGGCATTGCAGGCGCAGCTCGCCGGCCAAGACGAGCAGGCCCAGTCCGCTCAACGTCAAACCCTGAGCCGCCATACCCAGGCCGCGACCCAGCACATCGTGCTGGACGAAGCACTCACCCGCATCCTGATTGATCAGCAACTGCAAGACGCCGGCTGGCAGGCCGACAGCGAAGCGCTGACCTGGAAAAACGGCACCCGCCCGGAGAAGGGCAAGAACATCGCCATCGCTGAGTGGCCAACGCGCTACCAGGGCGAAAAGGGCCGCGCCGATTACCTGCTGTTTGCCGGTCTGACGCCCATCGCCGTGGTTGAGGCCAAGAAGGAAAACACCAACGTCTCCGGCAAGATTCCCCAGGCAGAGCGCTACAGCAAAGGCCTTGAGGTGTCGCCACCGCTGATCGGCGCCTGGCAGGAGGCCGGCCGCACCATCGCCTGGCCAGACGAGAGCGACGGTCACTACCAGGTGCCCTTTGTCTATTCCTGCAATGGCCGCCCGTTTGTGCCGCAGTTGCTGGAACAGTCTGGCATCTGGTTTCGTGACGTGCGCCACCCGGCCAACACCCGCCGCGCCCTGCAGGCGTTTCACACCCCAAGCGGTCTGCAGGGCCTGCTCACGCGCAGCAAGGAAGAGGCCCAGCAAAAGCTGCAGGCCGAGCCCTTTGGCTATCTAAAACTGCGTGATTATCAGCAAAAGGCCATTGTCGCCGTAGAGAGCGCCCTGGCCAGAGACATCCGCACCGCGCTGCTGGCCATGGCCACCGGCACCGGCAAAACCCGCACCATCATCGGCCTGATGTACCGTTTTTTGAAAGCCGAGCGCTTCAAGCGCATTCTGTTTCTGGTGGACCGCACCTCACTCGGCCAACAGGCCATCGACGCCTTTCACGATGCGCCGCTGGAACAAAGCAGCACCCTGTCGCAGATTTATAACGTCGCCGAGCTGGGCGATATGGCCGCCGAAGCCGAAACCCGCATTCAGATCGCGACCGTGCAGGCCATGGTCAAGCGCATCTTCATGGGCGATAACCCGCCGCCGATTGACCAGTTCGACTGCATCATCATTGACGAAGCCCACCGCGGCTACACCCTCGATCAGGAGATGACCGACGGGGAGATGGCCACTCGTGATGTCAGCCAATACCTCTCCAGCTACCGCCGTGTACTGGATTATTTTGACGCCGTGAAGATCGCCCTGACCGCCACCCCGGCCAAACACACCAGCGATATTTTCGGCAAACCGGTGTACACCTACTCCTATCGTGAAGCCGTCGCCGATGACTGGCTGATCGACCACGAGCCGCCCATCCGCTACCAGACATTGCTGAGCGAAAACGGCATCAACTTCGCCAAGGGCGAACAGGTCAGCGCCATCAACACCCACACCGGCGCCGTGGAAAGCGCCGAGCTGGAAGACGAGCTCAACTTCGAGGTCGATGCCTTTAACCGCCGGGTTATCAACGACAACTTCAACCGCGTGATCTGTGAACAACTGGTGCAGGAGCTGGACCCCTTCGGCGAAGAGAAAACCCTGATTTTCTGCGCCACCGACCGGCACGCCGATATGGTCAAGCACGCGCTGGATGCTGCCTTCAAAGACCTCTACGCCGACCAATACAACCAGGCCGCCGTCGCCAAGATCACCGGCCAGAGCGACAAGGTCGAGCAACTGATCCGCCAGTACAAGAACGAGCGTTACCCCAACATCGCCATTACCGTTGACCTGCTGACCACCGGCATCGACGTGCCGCCCATCTGCAATCTGGTGTTCATGCGGCGGGTCAAGTCGCGCATCCTCTACGAGCAGATGATCGGCCGCGCCACCCGCCGCTGCGACGAGATCGGCAAAACCGTATTCCGCATCTTCGATCCGGTAGACATTTACGCCGCCCTCAGCGACGTCAACACCATGCAGCCGCTGGTCAAAGACCCGAGCATCACCCTGGAACAGCTGGTCACAGAGCTGACCGACCCCGAGCAGCTCCAGCGCGCGCTCAACGCCCCCGGCGATGAGCCAAACCAGAGCCAGGCCGACGTGGTGCTCAGTCAGCTCAGCCAGAAGGTCATGCGGGTGCTGCGCAAGGCCGGCAAAAAGGCCGAAACCAACGCCCCGCTGAAACACAAACTGGCTGAACTGCACGACCTCTGGGGCGTGGAGCCAAAAAGCCTGCACCGCCACCTGCACAGCCTTGGCCCACAGCAGGCCGCCGTCTTCATCAACCAGCACAGCGGCCTGCTCAATCAACTGGCGCAGGTGAATGAACTGCTGGGCAGCGAGCGCCAGCCGATTCTCTCCGAGCACCACGATGAAATCCGCGAGCGCAGCCAGAGCTACGGCGCACACAGCAGGCCTGAAGACTATCTCGACAGCTTCAACGCCTTTATCCGCGAGCAGCTCAACCAGAGCGCGGCGCTGTCGGTGGTAGTCAACCGCCCCGGCGACCTCACCCGCGAGCAACTCAAGGAAGTGCGCCTGTTGCTCGATGGCGCCGGTTACACCGAAGCCAATCTGCAAAGCGCCGTGCGCAACCAGACCAACCAGGACATCGCCGCCAGCATCATCGGTCATATTCGCCGCGCCGCCATTGGTGAGCCCTTGCGGCCCTTCGAGCAGCGCGTCGCCCAGGCCATGCAACGCATCTATCAGAGCCACAACTGGCTGCCGGCGCAACGCAAATGGCTGGAGCGGCTGTCAAAACAGCTGGTGCATGAGGTCATCATCGACCGCGACTTCGTCAACAACCGCTTTGCCGAACACGGCGGCGCTAGGCAGCTCGACAAGGTGCTCAACAGTCAGCTTGATAGCGTGCTGGCAGAGCTAAACGAAGGGATGTGGCCGCAAACAGTCGCCTGA
- the zigA gene encoding zinc metallochaperone GTPase ZigA, with product MNDLARSAPAARKLPVTVLSGFLGAGKTTLLNHLLNNREGRRLAVIVNDMSEVNIDAALVRDGSAQLSRTDEKLVEMSNGCICCTLREDLLEEVSRLAAEGRFDQLVIESTGISEPLPVAETFTFEAEDGKSLNEVAQLDTMVTVVDGFNFLRDYSSQDSVQERGESLGEEDERNVVDLLIEQVEFCDVIVVNKTDLISAEERDRLIAILASLNPRARIEMAEFGQVPLERVLDTGLFDFAAASQAPGWLQELRGSHTPETEEYGIGSFVYRARRPFHPQRFFTLVNSEWPGVVRSKGFFWLASAPAMAGQWSQAGAVARHGPAGYWWAAVPPEQWPDDPESVALIRSKWDEQVGDARQELVLIGMQMDPSALCAALDACLLNDEEMAQGPAVWESWPNPFEGWE from the coding sequence ATGAATGATCTCGCCCGGTCTGCGCCCGCAGCCCGCAAACTTCCCGTTACCGTGCTGTCCGGCTTTCTCGGTGCCGGCAAGACCACGCTGCTCAACCACCTGCTGAATAACCGCGAAGGCCGTCGCCTGGCGGTTATCGTCAACGATATGAGCGAAGTGAATATTGACGCCGCGCTGGTGCGCGATGGCAGCGCGCAGCTGTCGCGTACTGATGAAAAACTGGTGGAAATGAGCAATGGTTGCATCTGCTGCACCCTGCGCGAAGACCTGCTGGAAGAAGTCTCCCGGCTGGCGGCCGAAGGACGCTTTGATCAACTGGTAATCGAGTCCACTGGCATCTCCGAGCCACTGCCGGTGGCCGAGACCTTCACCTTTGAGGCCGAAGACGGCAAGAGCCTCAACGAGGTGGCTCAGCTCGACACCATGGTCACCGTGGTGGATGGCTTTAACTTTCTGCGTGATTACAGCTCGCAGGACAGCGTGCAGGAGCGGGGCGAGTCGCTGGGCGAAGAAGATGAGCGCAACGTGGTCGATCTGCTGATCGAGCAGGTGGAGTTTTGCGACGTCATCGTGGTCAACAAGACCGACCTGATCAGCGCCGAAGAGCGCGACCGCTTGATTGCCATTCTGGCCAGCCTCAACCCCCGCGCGCGCATCGAGATGGCCGAGTTTGGTCAGGTGCCGCTGGAGCGAGTGCTCGATACCGGTCTGTTCGATTTTGCCGCGGCCTCCCAGGCTCCGGGCTGGTTGCAGGAGCTGCGCGGCAGCCACACGCCGGAAACCGAAGAGTACGGCATTGGCAGTTTTGTTTACCGCGCCCGTCGCCCCTTCCACCCGCAGCGCTTCTTCACCCTGGTCAATAGTGAGTGGCCAGGCGTAGTGCGTTCCAAGGGGTTCTTCTGGCTGGCCAGCGCGCCGGCCATGGCCGGTCAATGGTCGCAGGCCGGTGCCGTCGCGCGGCACGGCCCGGCGGGCTACTGGTGGGCAGCGGTGCCGCCCGAGCAGTGGCCGGATGACCCGGAGTCAGTTGCCTTGATTCGCAGTAAATGGGATGAGCAAGTGGGCGATGCCCGCCAGGAGCTGGTGCTGATTGGCATGCAGATGGACCCGTCAGCACTGTGCGCCGCGCTGGACGCCTGCTTGCTGAACGATGAGGAAATGGCGCAGGGCCCCGCCGTATGGGAGAGCTGGCCCAATCCGTTCGAGGGCTGGGAGTAA
- a CDS encoding DUF1826 domain-containing protein has translation MQTGAAELQAGRAESHWVCGSDLGVLAEVFDEAITIAIMQRQLAPQLLASIAAQCVAQPWELAWRGVPDAALEQALTRSMPAPQQAGQLIADVRLLAEAVACLFDVEAVGIRMRLLDGAMCPRFHCDNLPVRLVTSYSGPGSEWLPDQAVNRAGLGKPEPGKPEVVRDAGAIRQLAEGDVCLLKGSGWVGNEERGIVHRSPAVAAGLRRLLLTIDPEF, from the coding sequence ATGCAGACAGGTGCTGCTGAATTGCAAGCGGGAAGAGCTGAATCGCACTGGGTCTGCGGGAGTGATCTGGGTGTCTTGGCCGAGGTGTTCGACGAGGCGATCACCATCGCCATCATGCAGCGCCAGCTGGCGCCGCAACTGCTGGCCAGTATTGCGGCCCAGTGCGTGGCGCAGCCTTGGGAGCTGGCCTGGCGCGGCGTACCGGATGCGGCGCTGGAACAGGCGCTGACGCGCAGCATGCCCGCGCCGCAGCAAGCCGGTCAGCTGATTGCCGACGTGCGCCTGCTGGCCGAGGCGGTGGCCTGCTTGTTCGACGTTGAAGCGGTGGGCATTCGCATGCGCCTGCTCGATGGCGCCATGTGTCCGCGTTTTCATTGCGACAACCTGCCGGTGCGCCTGGTAACCAGCTACAGCGGCCCCGGCAGCGAATGGCTACCCGATCAGGCCGTGAACCGTGCAGGTCTGGGCAAACCCGAGCCGGGTAAACCGGAAGTGGTGCGTGATGCCGGCGCCATTCGGCAGCTGGCTGAAGGCGATGTGTGTCTGCTTAAAGGCAGCGGCTGGGTCGGTAACGAAGAGCGCGGTATCGTGCACCGCAGCCCGGCGGTGGCGGCTGGGCTGCGGCGCTTGTTGTTGACGATTGATCCGGAGTTTTGA